The Streptomyces cynarae genome contains a region encoding:
- a CDS encoding class A beta-lactamase-related serine hydrolase, whose product MLVPFVAAATPAAAATPTVSCTSGKAGLAAKLQKDVTAALAGRNGAVAVGLYDRSTNTTCSLRGTSAYDSASVVKVTVLATLLWDAKKHNRYLTSRENSLATAMITKSDNNATSTLWKQLGLTKIKGFLTAAGMTQTKPGANGYWGLTQITVQDEQKLLKLLTAKNSVLSDNSRAYELKLMANVISSQRWGTPAGASSGVAVHVKNGWLQRSTHGWRVHSVGTFNGRGHDYMITVLTWDNSTMNYGVTTIQKVARAIHEDLVPTTSTTSTFVPTSTPQEAYPAAPAS is encoded by the coding sequence ATGCTCGTACCGTTCGTGGCGGCCGCCACGCCCGCTGCGGCCGCCACGCCCACCGTCAGCTGCACCTCGGGCAAGGCGGGTCTGGCCGCCAAGCTGCAGAAGGACGTCACCGCCGCCCTCGCCGGGCGCAACGGCGCCGTCGCGGTCGGCCTGTACGACCGCTCCACCAACACCACCTGCTCGCTGCGCGGCACGTCCGCCTACGACTCGGCCAGCGTGGTGAAGGTCACCGTGCTCGCCACGCTGCTGTGGGACGCGAAGAAGCACAACCGCTATCTGACGAGCCGCGAGAACAGCCTCGCCACGGCCATGATCACCAAGTCGGACAACAACGCCACCAGCACGCTGTGGAAGCAGCTGGGCCTGACGAAGATCAAGGGCTTCCTCACCGCCGCCGGCATGACCCAGACCAAGCCGGGCGCGAACGGCTACTGGGGCCTGACCCAGATCACCGTGCAGGACGAGCAGAAGCTGCTCAAGCTCCTCACCGCGAAGAACTCCGTGCTGAGCGACAACTCCCGCGCGTACGAGCTGAAGCTGATGGCGAACGTCATCTCCTCACAGCGCTGGGGCACTCCGGCGGGCGCGTCCTCCGGCGTGGCCGTGCACGTCAAGAACGGCTGGCTGCAGCGCTCCACGCACGGCTGGCGGGTGCACAGCGTCGGCACGTTCAACGGCCGCGGCCACGACTACATGATCACCGTGCTGACCTGGGACAACAGCACGATGAACTACGGCGTCACCACCATCCAGAAGGTGGCGAGGGCCATCCACGAGGACCTGGTGCCGACGACGTCCACCACCAGCACGTTCGTGCCCACGAGCACGCCGCAGGAGGCGTACCCGGCGGCCCCCGCGAGCTGA
- a CDS encoding ArnT family glycosyltransferase has protein sequence MTSATHPRSEVPGRPSVPGSPAAGPPHGPSLDSGTAPRWSLPALLGILALAAVLYSWNLSGSSLNSFYSAAVLSGTQSWKAWFFGSLDAGNFLTVDKPPLALMVMGLSCRVFGFGTWQMMAPMIVAALATIWILHSSVKRVWGHGAAAVAALVLALTPITVAINRDNNPDTLLVLLMVGAAALALRAVTNGRLLPLLGSALCFGLAFNTKMLQGYIALPAVFAVYLFAAHVGLVKRFVNLLVAGVALAASSFWWAVAVSLVPASERPYIGGSTDGTAWNLITGYNGLGRVFGGEGNGGGGGGGGGGFSGSAGIGRMFNDILGGQISWLIPFAAIACVGGLILCGRAPRTDLTRATLLLWGGWTALHYLTFAMAEGTMHPYYTTALAPGIAALCGGGGTMLLRAFRADKRWAWVLPAGLAVTAVWAIVLLRRASGWNTWLWPAIGAVMAAAVVGLFVFRSGNRVRLLAASVAAAVVAALAGPAAYAWSVPPRSGDGGMGGTNPTAGPSTGGGFGGGPGGNRGGFGDSGGPGTGGMPGGTQQGSGRNAEAGGAPGGGAPGSASGGGFPGGQQGGGNAEMGGTPPNGAGREPGTQDGTTGNDRTRAGFGGGPGGMGGASSELIAYLKKHRDGAEWLLAVSNSQGAAQIELSSNVPVISMWGFTGTDQAMTVAKLKELVKKGELHYIQLGGGMGGGPGGGNNSLSSEVTSWVQKHGTAVKESAYSRTTTTNSSSGTSQSTLYRLDPSDVS, from the coding sequence GTGACCTCTGCCACGCATCCTCGCTCCGAAGTCCCCGGCCGCCCCTCGGTCCCCGGTTCACCGGCCGCCGGGCCGCCCCACGGTCCGTCCCTCGACAGCGGCACCGCGCCGCGCTGGTCGTTGCCGGCGTTGCTCGGCATCCTGGCGCTGGCCGCGGTGCTGTACTCCTGGAACCTGTCCGGATCGAGCCTGAACAGCTTCTACAGCGCGGCCGTGCTGAGCGGCACCCAGAGCTGGAAGGCGTGGTTCTTCGGCTCGTTGGACGCGGGCAACTTCCTCACCGTCGACAAACCGCCCCTCGCGCTGATGGTCATGGGACTGTCGTGCCGCGTGTTCGGCTTCGGCACCTGGCAGATGATGGCGCCGATGATCGTCGCCGCGCTGGCGACCATCTGGATCCTGCACTCCTCAGTGAAGCGGGTGTGGGGCCACGGGGCGGCGGCCGTCGCGGCGCTGGTGCTCGCGCTGACGCCCATCACGGTCGCCATCAACCGCGACAACAACCCGGACACGCTGCTGGTCCTGCTGATGGTCGGCGCGGCGGCGCTCGCGCTGCGCGCGGTGACGAACGGCCGGCTGCTGCCGCTGCTCGGCTCGGCGCTGTGCTTCGGACTCGCCTTCAACACGAAGATGCTCCAGGGCTACATCGCCCTGCCCGCCGTGTTCGCGGTCTACCTGTTCGCGGCCCACGTCGGCCTGGTGAAGAGGTTCGTGAACCTGCTCGTGGCGGGCGTGGCCCTGGCGGCCTCCAGCTTCTGGTGGGCCGTGGCCGTGTCGCTGGTTCCCGCCTCCGAGCGGCCGTACATCGGCGGCTCCACGGACGGCACCGCCTGGAACCTGATCACGGGCTACAACGGCCTCGGCCGCGTCTTCGGCGGCGAGGGCAACGGCGGGGGCGGCGGTGGCGGAGGCGGAGGCTTCTCCGGCAGCGCGGGCATCGGCCGCATGTTCAACGACATCCTGGGCGGCCAGATCTCGTGGCTGATCCCCTTCGCGGCCATCGCCTGCGTCGGCGGCCTGATCCTGTGCGGCCGCGCCCCGCGCACCGACCTGACGAGGGCCACGCTGCTGCTGTGGGGCGGCTGGACGGCGCTGCACTACCTGACCTTCGCCATGGCCGAGGGCACCATGCACCCGTACTACACGACCGCACTGGCCCCCGGTATCGCGGCCCTGTGCGGGGGCGGCGGCACGATGCTGCTGCGCGCGTTCCGCGCCGACAAGCGCTGGGCGTGGGTGCTTCCGGCGGGACTGGCCGTGACGGCCGTCTGGGCGATCGTGCTGCTGCGCCGGGCCTCCGGCTGGAACACCTGGCTGTGGCCGGCCATCGGTGCGGTCATGGCGGCGGCGGTCGTCGGCCTGTTCGTCTTCCGCTCGGGCAACCGCGTCCGGCTCCTCGCGGCCTCCGTCGCCGCGGCGGTCGTCGCGGCGCTCGCGGGCCCGGCTGCGTACGCCTGGTCGGTGCCGCCCCGTTCGGGCGACGGCGGCATGGGCGGTACGAACCCGACCGCCGGTCCCTCCACGGGCGGCGGCTTCGGCGGCGGGCCGGGCGGCAATCGCGGCGGCTTCGGCGACAGCGGCGGCCCCGGCACCGGCGGGATGCCGGGCGGCACCCAGCAGGGCTCGGGCCGGAACGCCGAGGCCGGCGGCGCCCCGGGCGGCGGCGCACCCGGCAGCGCGTCCGGCGGCGGCTTCCCCGGTGGCCAACAGGGCGGCGGCAACGCCGAGATGGGCGGCACGCCCCCGAACGGCGCCGGCCGCGAGCCCGGCACCCAGGACGGTACGACCGGCAACGACCGCACGCGCGCAGGCTTCGGCGGCGGCCCCGGTGGCATGGGCGGGGCGAGCAGCGAGCTCATCGCCTACCTGAAGAAGCACCGGGACGGGGCCGAGTGGCTGCTCGCGGTCTCCAACTCGCAGGGCGCGGCGCAGATCGAGTTGAGCAGCAACGTGCCCGTCATCTCCATGTGGGGCTTCACCGGCACCGACCAGGCGATGACCGTCGCCAAGCTGAAGGAACTGGTGAAGAAGGGCGAACTCCACTACATCCAGCTCGGCGGTGGCATGGGGGGCGGCCCGGGCGGCGGCAACAACAGCCTCAGCTCCGAGGTGACGTCGTGGGTCCAGAAGCACGGCACGGCGGTCAAGGAGAGCGCCTACAGCAGGACCACGACGACGAACTCCTCGTCGGGGACGAGCCAGTCGACGCTGTACCGCCTGGACCCGTCCGACGTCAGCTGA
- the speB gene encoding agmatinase, whose product MSSTENPAAGGSRPRGPVDSSRIPRYAGPATFARLPRLDEVGTADVAVVGVPFDSGVSYRPGARFGGNAIREASRLLRPYNPAQDASPFALAQVADGGDIAVNPFNIHEAVETVEAAADELLGTGARLMTLGGDHTIALPLLRSVAKKHGPVALLHFDAHLDTWDTYFGAEYTHGTPFRRAVEEGILDTSALSHVGTRGPLYGKQDLTDDEKMGFGIVTSADIYRRGADEVADQLRQRIGDRPLYISIDIDCLDPAHAPGTGTPEAGGMTSRELLEILRGLASCNLVSADVVEVAPAYDHAEITSVAASHTAYELTTIMTRQIAAARTGEETESK is encoded by the coding sequence ATGAGCAGCACCGAGAACCCCGCAGCAGGCGGCAGCCGGCCCCGCGGCCCCGTCGACTCGTCCCGCATCCCGCGGTACGCGGGCCCCGCGACCTTCGCCCGGTTGCCCCGCCTCGACGAGGTCGGCACCGCGGACGTCGCCGTGGTCGGCGTACCGTTCGACTCGGGCGTCTCCTACCGCCCGGGCGCCCGCTTCGGCGGCAACGCGATCCGTGAGGCGTCCCGCCTGCTGCGCCCGTACAACCCGGCGCAGGACGCCTCCCCCTTCGCGCTCGCCCAGGTCGCGGACGGCGGCGACATCGCCGTGAACCCGTTCAACATCCACGAGGCGGTGGAGACCGTCGAGGCCGCCGCCGACGAACTGCTCGGCACCGGCGCCCGCCTGATGACCCTCGGCGGCGACCACACCATCGCACTGCCGCTGCTCCGCTCGGTGGCGAAGAAGCACGGCCCGGTCGCGCTGCTCCACTTCGACGCCCACCTCGACACCTGGGACACCTACTTCGGCGCGGAGTACACGCATGGCACCCCGTTCCGCCGCGCCGTCGAGGAGGGCATCCTCGACACCTCCGCGCTCTCCCACGTCGGCACCCGCGGCCCGCTCTACGGCAAGCAGGACCTGACCGACGACGAGAAGATGGGCTTCGGCATCGTCACCTCCGCCGACATCTACCGGCGCGGCGCCGACGAGGTCGCCGACCAGCTGCGCCAGCGCATCGGCGACCGCCCGCTGTACATCTCCATCGACATCGACTGCCTCGACCCGGCGCACGCCCCCGGCACCGGCACCCCGGAGGCGGGCGGCATGACCTCCCGCGAACTCCTCGAGATCCTGCGGGGCCTCGCGTCCTGCAACCTGGTCTCGGCGGACGTCGTCGAGGTGGCGCCCGCCTACGACCACGCGGAGATCACGTCGGTGGCCGCGTCCCACACGGCGTACGAACTGACGACGATCATGACCCGCCAGATCGCGGCGGCCCGCACCGGTGAGGAGACCGAGAGCAAGTGA
- a CDS encoding sodium:solute symporter: MAVDYTVIVVYLAGMLAMGWWGMRRARSKSEFLVAGRRLGPAMYSGTMAAIVLGGASTIGGVGLGYQYGLSGAWMVFTIGLGLLALSVFFSARIARLKVYTVSEMLDLRYGGRAGVISGVVMWAYTLMLAVTSTIAYATIFDVLFDMNRTLAIILGGSIVVAYSTLGGMWSITLTDMVQFVVKTIGVLLLLLPIAVVKAGGFSEMKAELPTSYFDPLGIGGETIFTYVLIYTFGMLIGQDIWQRVFTARSDTTAKWGGTVAGTYCLAYALAGAVIGTAAKVLYPKLGSPDDAFATIVKQELPVGIRGLVLAAALAAVMSTSSGALIACATVANNDIWSRLRGVVRRDEGAHDEVKGNRAFILIMGVAVIGTAIALNNVVEALTVAYNLLVGGLLVPILGGLLWKRGTVQGALASVVVGGLVVIGLMASYGILANEPVYYGLAASLAAYVVVSLVTRPTDEAVLAAWRERLAGRGAASAEEPAAVGA; this comes from the coding sequence ATGGCCGTCGACTACACAGTGATCGTCGTCTATCTGGCCGGCATGCTGGCCATGGGCTGGTGGGGCATGCGCCGCGCCCGCTCCAAGAGCGAGTTCCTGGTGGCCGGACGCCGCCTCGGGCCCGCCATGTACTCCGGCACCATGGCCGCGATCGTGCTCGGCGGCGCGTCCACCATCGGCGGTGTCGGCCTCGGCTACCAGTACGGGCTCTCCGGCGCCTGGATGGTGTTCACCATCGGCCTCGGCCTGCTGGCCCTCTCGGTCTTCTTCTCCGCCCGCATCGCCCGCCTGAAGGTCTACACCGTCTCCGAGATGCTCGACCTCAGATACGGCGGCCGGGCCGGCGTGATCTCGGGCGTGGTCATGTGGGCGTACACCCTGATGCTCGCGGTCACCTCGACCATCGCCTACGCCACCATCTTCGACGTCCTCTTCGACATGAACCGGACGCTCGCGATCATCCTCGGCGGCTCCATCGTCGTCGCGTACTCCACGCTCGGCGGCATGTGGTCCATCACGCTGACGGACATGGTGCAGTTCGTCGTCAAGACGATCGGCGTGCTGCTCCTCCTGCTGCCCATCGCGGTCGTCAAGGCCGGCGGCTTCAGCGAGATGAAGGCCGAGCTGCCGACCTCGTACTTCGATCCGCTGGGCATCGGCGGCGAGACGATCTTCACCTACGTCCTGATCTACACGTTCGGCATGCTGATCGGGCAGGACATCTGGCAGCGCGTGTTCACCGCGCGCAGCGACACGACCGCCAAGTGGGGCGGCACGGTCGCCGGCACCTACTGTCTGGCCTACGCGCTCGCCGGCGCCGTCATCGGGACCGCCGCCAAGGTGCTGTACCCGAAGCTGGGCAGCCCCGACGACGCGTTCGCGACCATCGTGAAGCAGGAACTCCCCGTCGGAATAAGGGGGTTGGTGCTCGCCGCCGCCCTCGCCGCGGTGATGTCGACCTCTTCCGGTGCCCTCATCGCGTGTGCGACCGTCGCCAACAACGACATCTGGTCGCGGCTGCGCGGTGTCGTGCGCCGCGACGAGGGGGCGCACGACGAGGTGAAGGGCAACCGCGCCTTCATCCTGATCATGGGGGTGGCGGTGATCGGCACGGCCATCGCGCTGAACAACGTGGTCGAGGCGCTGACCGTCGCGTACAACCTGCTCGTCGGCGGTCTGCTGGTCCCGATCCTGGGCGGCCTGCTGTGGAAGCGCGGCACCGTCCAGGGCGCGCTCGCCTCGGTCGTGGTCGGCGGTCTCGTCGTCATCGGCCTCATGGCGTCCTACGGCATCCTCGCCAACGAGCCCGTCTACTACGGTCTGGCGGCCTCGCTCGCCGCCTACGTCGTCGTGTCGCTGGTGACCAGGCCGACCGACGAGGCCGTCCTGGCCGCGTGGCGGGAGCGGCTCGCCGGGCGCGGCGCGGCGAGCGCGGAGGAGCCCGCGGCGGTGGGCGCCTGA
- a CDS encoding thiamine pyrophosphate-binding protein: MTHDHDLVLRPTTAQTEAALDPPPGRNGGDLVVETLAGLGATTVFGLPGQHALGMFDALRRSDLRYVGLRVENNAGFAADAYGRITGEAAPLLLSTGPGALTSLAALQEAAAASAPVLAVSSQVPSAGLGGGRHGYLHELPDQAASFRGVVKSVHTVRTQSQIPSAIAQAWKSALTVPHGPVWVEIPQDVLLAETRLPVVTAVDATPDDLPPRPELTAVAAHLLSGADRPAIIAGGGVVRSDASGKLVALAEKLNAPVVTTFGGKGAFPWGHPLSLQSWLEDRHTTDLLEDADVLLVVGSGLGELSSNYHTFKPRGRVIQIEADLGKLESNHPALGIHADARLALQALLETVEAREDEGAPERARALLAKVAERIASQELTLEQEVLASVRRALPADSPSFWDMTILAYWAWSAFDAKAPNTMHSAQGAGGLGYGFPAALGAAAADPTRPVLAVSGDGGALYSIAELATARQYGLDVTWLIVDDGGYGILREYMTDAFGQATATELTRPDYVALAESFGVPGVRTTPETLEADLAKALAEPGPSVVVLPALLRMFAPTHLS; this comes from the coding sequence GTGACGCACGACCACGACCTGGTGCTCCGTCCCACCACCGCCCAGACGGAGGCCGCGCTCGACCCTCCCCCCGGCCGTAACGGCGGAGACCTGGTCGTGGAGACCCTGGCCGGGCTGGGCGCGACGACGGTCTTCGGCCTGCCCGGCCAGCACGCGCTCGGCATGTTCGACGCGCTGCGCCGCTCCGACCTCCGGTACGTCGGACTGCGGGTGGAGAACAACGCCGGGTTCGCGGCGGACGCGTACGGCCGGATCACGGGTGAGGCGGCACCGCTGCTGCTCTCCACCGGCCCCGGTGCGCTGACGTCCCTGGCGGCGCTCCAGGAGGCCGCGGCGGCGTCGGCGCCCGTGCTGGCCGTCAGCAGCCAGGTCCCGTCCGCGGGCCTGGGCGGCGGCCGCCACGGCTACCTGCACGAACTCCCCGACCAGGCGGCCTCGTTCCGGGGCGTGGTCAAGTCGGTCCACACGGTCCGTACGCAGTCGCAGATCCCGTCGGCGATCGCGCAGGCATGGAAGTCGGCGCTGACGGTGCCGCACGGCCCGGTGTGGGTGGAGATCCCGCAGGACGTGCTGCTCGCCGAGACACGGCTGCCGGTGGTGACGGCGGTGGACGCGACCCCGGACGACCTGCCGCCACGCCCCGAACTGACCGCGGTGGCCGCGCATCTGCTGTCGGGCGCCGACCGCCCGGCGATCATCGCGGGCGGGGGAGTGGTCAGGTCGGACGCGTCCGGAAAGCTGGTGGCGCTCGCCGAGAAGCTGAACGCCCCCGTCGTCACCACCTTCGGCGGCAAGGGCGCCTTCCCCTGGGGGCACCCGCTGTCCCTCCAGTCCTGGCTGGAGGACCGCCACACCACGGACCTCCTCGAGGACGCGGACGTCCTGCTCGTGGTCGGCTCCGGCCTCGGCGAACTCTCCTCGAACTACCACACGTTCAAGCCGCGCGGCCGGGTGATCCAGATCGAGGCGGACCTCGGCAAGCTGGAGTCCAACCACCCGGCCCTCGGTATCCACGCGGACGCCCGCCTGGCGTTGCAGGCGCTGCTGGAGACGGTGGAGGCCCGAGAGGACGAGGGGGCTCCGGAGCGTGCACGGGCGCTGCTCGCGAAGGTGGCCGAGCGGATCGCCTCCCAGGAGCTGACCCTGGAACAGGAGGTGCTGGCGTCGGTGCGCCGCGCCCTGCCCGCAGACTCCCCGTCCTTCTGGGACATGACGATCCTGGCCTACTGGGCCTGGTCGGCCTTCGACGCGAAGGCTCCCAACACCATGCACTCCGCGCAGGGAGCGGGCGGTCTCGGCTACGGCTTCCCGGCGGCCCTCGGCGCGGCGGCGGCGGACCCCACGCGCCCCGTCCTGGCGGTGTCGGGCGACGGCGGCGCCCTGTACTCCATAGCGGAACTGGCGACGGCCCGGCAGTACGGCCTCGACGTCACCTGGCTGATCGTCGACGACGGCGGCTACGGCATCCTGCGCGAGTACATGACGGACGCCTTCGGCCAGGCCACGGCGACGGAACTGACCCGCCCCGACTACGTGGCCCTCGCGGAGTCCTTCGGCGTCCCGGGCGTGCGCACGACCCCCGAGACCCTGGAGGCCGACCTGGCGAAGGCCCTGGCGGAACCAGGGCCTTCGGTGGTCGTCCTGCCGGCGCTCCTGCGGATGTTCGCGCCGACACACCTCAGCTGA
- a CDS encoding PucR family transcriptional regulator has product MPDTPSAPAVPPTPPVPLSALLAREDLALRQIAGPGDADTAIHWAHTSEMADPYPYLLGGELLLTAGVHIPEAAGSGTYFDDYVSRIVAAGGAALGFGLAPVHDTVPRALVAACDHYGLPLLEVPPQTTFSGVARAVWQLMAQARLAELRRVTEAQQSLAAAASRPDPVPSVLRQLAQRVGGRAVLYGPDGAELAGAGGAPEEAARALGELAGVVRPAGAAGPTPASATDTVAETHLAAYALGTGQGFVLGVAAPRRDPGDHTIASVAAVLLTLLTGEQQSGAGAARSSALVRLLLGVPPEAVAPLLGGDRWVVVHARPTRDGPAPDAVAASALGAALGSTLVDLEDGFVRVLVPADREPAPQPGWTLGRSAPAAPRDWAAADTQASRALARARATRTPLVRHGERTGLADLVPPAEAELHARTLLAPLGQGTALTETLRTWLSLHGSWDRTAVALSVHRNTVRQRIARCAALLGVDLDDADVRMELWFALKQGPADRPGTNLDRG; this is encoded by the coding sequence ATGCCGGACACACCCTCGGCGCCGGCGGTACCGCCGACCCCACCGGTACCGCTCTCCGCCCTGCTGGCCCGGGAGGACCTGGCCCTTCGGCAGATCGCCGGACCCGGGGACGCCGACACGGCGATCCACTGGGCGCACACCTCGGAGATGGCGGACCCCTACCCGTACCTGCTGGGCGGCGAGCTGCTGCTGACGGCGGGCGTGCACATCCCGGAGGCGGCGGGATCGGGGACTTACTTCGACGACTACGTCTCCCGGATCGTGGCGGCGGGCGGCGCGGCGCTCGGTTTCGGCCTCGCGCCGGTGCACGACACGGTGCCGCGGGCGCTGGTGGCGGCCTGCGACCACTACGGGCTGCCGCTGCTGGAGGTCCCGCCGCAGACGACGTTCTCGGGCGTGGCCCGCGCGGTCTGGCAGCTGATGGCCCAGGCGCGGCTGGCGGAACTGCGCCGCGTCACGGAGGCCCAGCAGAGCCTGGCCGCGGCGGCGTCCCGCCCGGACCCGGTGCCGTCGGTGCTGCGGCAGCTGGCGCAGCGGGTGGGCGGCCGGGCGGTGCTGTACGGACCGGACGGCGCGGAACTGGCGGGGGCGGGAGGTGCGCCCGAGGAGGCTGCCCGGGCGCTGGGCGAGCTGGCGGGAGTGGTCCGCCCGGCCGGCGCCGCGGGTCCGACCCCCGCCTCCGCCACCGACACGGTCGCCGAGACCCATCTCGCCGCCTACGCCCTCGGCACCGGGCAGGGCTTCGTCCTCGGGGTGGCGGCACCGCGGCGGGACCCCGGCGACCACACCATCGCCTCGGTCGCGGCGGTGCTCCTCACGCTCCTCACCGGGGAGCAGCAGAGCGGGGCGGGTGCGGCCCGCTCCTCGGCGCTCGTACGGCTGCTGCTGGGCGTCCCGCCCGAGGCGGTCGCGCCCCTGCTCGGCGGGGACCGGTGGGTGGTGGTGCACGCCCGGCCCACCCGGGACGGACCGGCGCCGGACGCCGTGGCCGCGTCCGCGCTCGGGGCCGCGCTCGGATCCACGCTGGTCGATCTCGAGGACGGGTTCGTACGGGTCCTGGTCCCGGCCGACCGCGAACCGGCCCCGCAACCCGGCTGGACCCTGGGCCGCAGCGCCCCTGCCGCCCCGCGCGACTGGGCCGCCGCCGACACCCAGGCCTCCCGCGCCCTGGCCCGCGCCCGCGCGACCCGCACCCCGCTGGTCCGGCACGGAGAGCGCACGGGCCTGGCGGACCTGGTCCCGCCCGCGGAGGCCGAGCTGCACGCCCGCACGCTGCTGGCACCGCTGGGCCAGGGCACCGCCCTCACCGAGACACTGCGCACCTGGCTCTCCCTGCACGGCAGTTGGGACCGCACGGCGGTCGCCCTGTCGGTCCACCGCAACACGGTCCGGCAACGGATCGCGCGGTGCGCGGCACTGCTGGGGGTGGACCTGGACGACGCGGACGTACGGATGGAGCTGTGGTTCGCGCTGAAGCAGGGGCCGGCGGACCGACCGGGGACAAACCTCGACCGTGGCTGA